From one Bacillus sp. FJAT-42376 genomic stretch:
- a CDS encoding methyl-accepting chemotaxis protein — protein sequence MDLDRNKMRVHQRNIIMIYIIWGSLILGLAAYWITGASSAFLLTLGGFGTVIGTVFTVLVLKKWLVIQLSYLAIIFIGILSFIMMEMEPTIISYLMAYYMIAVSTLYLNYRQVVLAGILGLVLTNYFYFTHSDTMFPGIEGIMVVNLNTFMILIVAALIFQSLQGEKMRKEAENSLNAAEESKRNSDLLLGQIQHAFEALTKNTGILKTDSDTVGEISSDLTMAFKELAAGAETQAGSIAKIDQSLKLIGNFTEGVQDSSATMKESFIKTETSVADVNTQMTSLSEEMDKVSVIIQKVVESITDLQKETKDVESIVKTITHISDQTNLLALNASIEAARAGEHGKGFSVVANEIRILAENSKQSAGGIHEILDRIIEKTNKTSEDMQLGNEAFLSSLASSDEVKKRMDHILLTVEDVSNGAVQLEERLDALSQNTSLVMEEASSVSAVTDQTSAVIEEVLSSTEEQNTRIGSMVRSIHDLEQTASAMLKKAGA from the coding sequence ATGGATTTGGATCGGAATAAGATGCGGGTGCATCAAAGAAATATCATCATGATCTATATCATTTGGGGATCATTGATTTTAGGCTTGGCGGCTTATTGGATTACAGGAGCAAGCTCGGCCTTTTTACTGACGCTTGGGGGTTTTGGCACAGTAATTGGGACGGTCTTTACAGTCTTAGTACTGAAAAAATGGCTTGTTATCCAATTGAGTTATTTAGCCATCATATTTATAGGGATCCTAAGCTTTATTATGATGGAAATGGAACCGACCATCATATCCTATTTGATGGCTTATTATATGATTGCCGTCAGCACGCTTTACTTAAATTACAGGCAAGTTGTTTTGGCCGGGATTCTTGGACTTGTGCTGACGAATTATTTTTATTTCACACATAGCGATACCATGTTTCCTGGCATTGAAGGAATAATGGTTGTGAATTTAAATACATTTATGATTCTGATTGTAGCCGCCCTTATTTTTCAAAGTCTGCAAGGGGAGAAGATGAGGAAAGAAGCAGAAAACAGCCTGAATGCTGCGGAAGAATCAAAAAGGAACAGTGATTTGCTGCTCGGACAAATCCAGCATGCCTTTGAAGCCCTTACGAAAAATACCGGTATCCTAAAAACAGATTCAGACACTGTTGGGGAAATCTCAAGTGATTTGACGATGGCGTTTAAAGAACTGGCAGCGGGAGCAGAAACACAGGCGGGAAGCATAGCAAAAATTGATCAATCGCTGAAATTGATCGGCAATTTTACTGAAGGTGTTCAAGATTCATCCGCTACTATGAAAGAATCATTTATCAAAACCGAAACATCGGTTGCGGATGTAAATACACAAATGACCTCTTTATCCGAAGAAATGGACAAAGTATCTGTTATTATTCAGAAGGTTGTTGAATCGATCACTGATTTGCAGAAGGAAACGAAAGATGTGGAATCGATTGTTAAGACCATTACCCATATTTCAGATCAGACGAATCTTTTGGCGCTCAACGCGAGTATTGAAGCGGCAAGAGCGGGCGAGCATGGAAAAGGATTCTCTGTTGTGGCAAATGAAATCAGAATTTTAGCTGAGAACTCTAAGCAATCTGCCGGAGGCATTCATGAAATTCTGGACCGGATTATCGAAAAAACGAACAAAACGTCAGAAGACATGCAATTAGGGAATGAAGCTTTCCTTTCAAGCCTTGCTTCCTCAGATGAAGTGAAAAAGAGGATGGACCATATCCTGCTGACGGTTGAAGATGTTTCCAATGGGGCCGTTCAGCTTGAAGAGCGCCTCGATGCCCTAAGTCAGAATACGAGTCTTGTTATGGAGGAAGCCTCTTCCGTTTCCGCTGTTACAGATCAGACAAGTGCGGTCATTGAAGAAGTGCTATCGAGTACAGAGGAACAAAATACACGGATCGGCAGCATGGTCCGGAGTATTCATGATCTGGAACAAACCGCTTCTGCCATGCTGAAAAAGGCAGGCGCCTAA
- a CDS encoding S8 family peptidase — protein MSKVRLIPFKLEEVFDSAAEEIPYGVNMINAPELWDQGIRGDSVVVAVLDTGCDAAHPDLKDRIIGGKSFVGGDEADYSDSHYHGTHVAGTIAATLNDKGVAGAAPDVKLLILKVLGDDGSGSYEGIIHAVRYASEWKGENGEKVRVISMSLGGPEDIPELHEAIQDAVANNILVVCAAGNEGDSREDTVEKAYPGYYKEVVQVGAVDEKKQLAEFSNTNDEIDLVAPGVNIVSTYPGNKYAKLSGTSMATPHASAAAALLIQKEEKEFGRTLTEAEVYAQLCKNTVSVGLSKKAEGNGLIFLRAQEKEEAKQNNSAVKAVN, from the coding sequence ATGAGCAAAGTTCGTTTAATTCCATTTAAATTAGAAGAGGTTTTTGATTCGGCAGCTGAAGAAATTCCTTATGGGGTCAACATGATCAATGCCCCTGAACTGTGGGATCAGGGTATTAGGGGCGATTCAGTTGTTGTTGCCGTTCTGGACACAGGATGTGATGCCGCCCATCCGGATTTAAAGGACCGGATTATCGGCGGGAAAAGCTTCGTTGGCGGGGATGAGGCCGATTACAGTGATTCACACTATCATGGCACGCATGTTGCCGGTACCATTGCAGCAACATTGAATGACAAGGGAGTGGCCGGTGCAGCACCGGATGTGAAGCTGCTCATTCTGAAAGTGCTTGGTGATGACGGCAGCGGATCTTATGAAGGAATCATTCATGCGGTTCGTTATGCATCAGAGTGGAAGGGTGAGAATGGGGAGAAGGTAAGAGTGATTTCCATGTCGCTTGGCGGCCCTGAAGATATTCCTGAGCTTCATGAAGCCATTCAAGATGCAGTCGCAAATAACATTCTCGTCGTCTGTGCAGCTGGCAATGAAGGTGATTCGCGGGAGGATACAGTCGAAAAAGCCTACCCTGGCTATTATAAAGAAGTCGTACAGGTCGGGGCTGTAGATGAAAAGAAACAGCTGGCCGAGTTTTCCAATACAAATGATGAAATTGATCTGGTTGCACCGGGAGTAAATATTGTGTCGACTTATCCGGGCAATAAATACGCGAAGCTCTCCGGCACATCGATGGCTACGCCGCATGCCTCCGCAGCGGCTGCGCTGCTTATCCAAAAAGAAGAAAAAGAGTTTGGAAGAACATTAACAGAAGCAGAAGTTTATGCGCAGCTCTGTAAAAATACCGTCTCAGTGGGACTATCCAAAAAGGCGGAAGGAAACGGACTGATTTTTCTTCGGGCGCAGGAAAAAGAGGAAGCCAAACAAAATAATTCGGCAGTCAAGGCTGTGAACTAA
- a CDS encoding M14 family metallocarboxypeptidase, producing MERRVGKWGAAAAAASLILAGIMPSANAVTPYYGKEFSQPKQVMDLYPEPKPEVLTPAFGREGDAFTSQEELEDFVAGLRKETNHLSVKKIGESQTGLSILGLYFSKDQRISPSAVSRKPTVWLQGQIHGNEPAAGEAVLALAKKLSGKLGDEVLDRINVIIIPRVNPDGSYQFKRQLANGMDGNRDHVKLESKEVQAIHEEFSRYMPEVVIDAHEYSVGQEFTKLGLLKYHDLLLLSGKNLNIPRNIRKLSDDLYVKDTEAVLDKKGFSNEPYYTSKISKDGKIELEEGSTEARIGRNAFGLSPAVSFLVETRGIGIGRENFARRTAAQIAAHENIIRLTAEHAGKIKLQVAKERLKLIQKGLTPNDKDEIVINSENQTVEGKTLKMVDVSAGKVKDVPVLYKSASQAKAVMTRERPTAYIIEPGHEKAAAKLRNQGLKSFTLKRDKTLPLETFVVTHKSRTEEYEGIELNEIKAAVKEESVTVPKGSVVFLTSQPQTNLLSLSLEPESVDSFESFGFIPSEVGERLPVYRFMDNIKTLK from the coding sequence GTGGAGAGACGAGTGGGAAAGTGGGGAGCGGCTGCTGCGGCAGCGAGTCTGATCCTTGCAGGGATTATGCCGTCCGCAAATGCCGTAACCCCTTATTACGGAAAGGAATTCAGTCAGCCGAAGCAGGTTATGGATCTTTACCCGGAACCAAAGCCTGAAGTTTTGACGCCGGCCTTTGGAAGAGAGGGCGACGCCTTTACCTCGCAGGAAGAATTAGAAGATTTTGTGGCAGGACTGAGAAAGGAAACGAATCATTTGTCCGTAAAAAAAATCGGAGAATCCCAAACAGGTCTGTCCATCCTTGGCCTTTACTTTTCAAAGGATCAAAGAATCTCTCCATCGGCTGTCTCCAGGAAACCGACTGTATGGCTGCAGGGCCAGATCCATGGAAATGAGCCTGCGGCAGGGGAAGCCGTGCTTGCTTTGGCAAAAAAACTTTCCGGAAAGCTCGGGGATGAAGTACTGGACCGCATTAACGTCATCATCATCCCAAGGGTCAATCCAGACGGCTCTTATCAATTTAAACGACAGCTTGCAAACGGAATGGACGGCAACCGTGATCACGTAAAGCTTGAGTCAAAAGAAGTTCAGGCGATTCATGAGGAATTCAGCCGCTATATGCCGGAAGTCGTAATTGATGCTCATGAATACAGTGTCGGACAGGAATTTACAAAGCTTGGGCTGCTAAAGTATCATGATTTGCTGCTGCTGTCCGGGAAAAACTTAAACATCCCTAGAAACATAAGAAAACTCTCAGATGATCTATATGTTAAAGATACGGAAGCAGTATTAGATAAGAAAGGCTTTTCAAATGAACCGTACTACACTTCAAAAATCAGCAAAGATGGAAAAATCGAGCTTGAGGAGGGCAGTACGGAAGCAAGAATTGGCCGCAATGCTTTTGGTTTGTCCCCGGCAGTATCCTTTCTTGTGGAAACAAGAGGAATCGGAATCGGCAGGGAAAACTTTGCAAGAAGGACAGCAGCCCAGATTGCCGCCCACGAGAACATCATCAGGCTGACAGCCGAGCATGCGGGGAAGATTAAGCTGCAAGTAGCGAAAGAAAGACTGAAGCTCATCCAAAAGGGACTCACCCCGAATGACAAAGATGAGATTGTGATTAACAGCGAGAACCAGACAGTCGAAGGAAAAACATTGAAAATGGTCGACGTGTCCGCCGGCAAAGTGAAAGACGTTCCGGTTCTGTATAAGAGCGCATCTCAAGCAAAAGCCGTGATGACAAGAGAACGCCCTACCGCATATATTATAGAGCCCGGTCATGAAAAGGCAGCAGCCAAACTAAGAAATCAGGGATTAAAAAGCTTTACCCTGAAAAGGGACAAGACCTTGCCGCTTGAAACATTCGTCGTCACACACAAATCAAGAACCGAAGAATATGAAGGAATCGAGTTGAACGAAATCAAGGCAGCGGTAAAAGAGGAAAGCGTGACGGTTCCAAAAGGAAGTGTGGTGTTTTTAACGTCCCAGCCGCAGACAAATCTGCTCTCTCTATCACTGGAACCGGAATCTGTCGACAGCTTTGAAAGCTTTGGCTTTATCCCTTCTGAAGTAGGGGAAAGGCTCCCGGTATACCGGTTTATGGATAACATAAAAACGCTCAAATAA
- the rsgA gene encoding ribosome small subunit-dependent GTPase A → MTPFFEQAFLPFKADGYEIGRVTLEHKRLYRILTEHGEVLSEVAGKMRFEAGSREDFPAVGDWVVIKPRYQEGKATIHAILPRQSKFSRKSAGNTTEEQIVAANVDTLFIVMALNHDFNIRRLERYLIMAWESGASPVVVLNKADLCEERDERIAEVESVAFGVPVYAISALDADSAAILRSYCARGKTAALVGSSGVGKSTITNQLLGTEHLKTQAAREDDDRGRHTTTYRELLPLETGGCLIDTPGMRELQLWSADEGFQGTFEDIEALALSCRFTDCRHQAEPGCAIQAALEEGVLETERYESYKKLQKELAFLARKEDKKAQAEEKAKWKQISKSMKKHKK, encoded by the coding sequence ATGACCCCATTTTTTGAACAGGCTTTTCTGCCTTTTAAGGCTGATGGATATGAAATCGGGAGAGTTACGCTGGAACATAAAAGACTGTACCGGATTTTGACTGAGCATGGAGAAGTGCTCAGTGAAGTGGCAGGAAAAATGAGATTTGAAGCTGGTAGCAGAGAGGATTTTCCTGCAGTTGGCGATTGGGTTGTTATTAAACCGCGCTATCAGGAAGGAAAAGCAACCATTCATGCGATTCTGCCAAGACAGAGCAAGTTTTCCAGAAAATCAGCGGGAAACACCACGGAAGAGCAAATTGTTGCAGCGAATGTCGATACGCTTTTTATTGTGATGGCCTTAAATCACGATTTCAACATACGAAGGCTTGAGCGATATTTAATCATGGCCTGGGAGAGCGGAGCGAGTCCGGTTGTGGTTTTGAATAAAGCAGACTTGTGTGAAGAGAGGGACGAGCGCATTGCTGAGGTGGAATCCGTGGCTTTCGGGGTGCCTGTTTATGCCATCAGCGCACTGGATGCTGATTCTGCAGCCATTCTCAGGAGCTACTGTGCACGAGGAAAGACGGCTGCACTGGTTGGTTCATCCGGTGTCGGAAAATCGACGATTACGAATCAGCTTCTCGGAACGGAGCACCTGAAAACTCAGGCGGCCCGTGAAGATGATGACCGCGGCAGACATACTACAACGTACCGCGAACTCCTTCCCCTAGAAACGGGAGGCTGCCTCATTGACACACCGGGAATGCGCGAGCTGCAGCTGTGGAGTGCAGATGAGGGGTTTCAGGGAACGTTTGAAGATATTGAAGCCCTCGCGTTAAGCTGCAGATTCACCGATTGCCGCCATCAGGCAGAACCGGGCTGCGCCATCCAAGCAGCACTCGAAGAAGGCGTATTGGAAACAGAACGGTATGAAAGCTACAAGAAGCTGCAGAAGGAGCTTGCTTTTCTAGCCAGAAAAGAAGATAAAAAAGCTCAGGCAGAAGAAAAAGCAAAATGGAAGCAAATATCCAAAAGCATGAAAAAGCATAAGAAATAA
- the thiM gene encoding hydroxyethylthiazole kinase: MLKKVREKNPLVHNITNIVVSNFTANGLLALGASPVMADAKEEVEEMARMADALVLNIGTLTERTVESMILAGKSANQHGVPVVLDPVAAGATEFRARSAKRILEEVRFAVIRGNAGEIANAAGEKWTMKGVDSGKAEGDLKELAWKAANSLETVVAVTGATDFISDGNQVVSVTNGHPILTKITGTGCLLSSVTGAFLAVENDPLRAAAAALAVYGTAAELAAEISAEKGPGTVQTELLNQLYNVTEKDVAARAIIEGGRFK; the protein is encoded by the coding sequence ATGCTTAAAAAAGTGAGAGAGAAAAATCCGCTCGTTCACAACATTACAAACATTGTGGTTTCCAATTTTACCGCGAACGGTCTTCTAGCCCTGGGTGCATCACCGGTGATGGCAGATGCAAAAGAAGAGGTTGAAGAAATGGCCCGTATGGCGGATGCACTCGTTTTGAATATTGGCACCCTTACGGAACGGACGGTTGAGTCTATGATTCTTGCTGGAAAGTCCGCTAATCAGCATGGGGTCCCGGTTGTCCTGGATCCCGTTGCTGCAGGGGCAACAGAGTTCCGGGCAAGGTCTGCAAAAAGAATTTTAGAGGAAGTCCGGTTTGCGGTGATCCGCGGAAATGCAGGGGAGATTGCGAATGCAGCGGGTGAAAAATGGACGATGAAAGGTGTGGACTCCGGCAAAGCCGAAGGTGACTTAAAAGAGCTTGCATGGAAAGCAGCGAATAGCCTTGAAACCGTGGTGGCCGTGACAGGGGCAACCGATTTCATTTCAGATGGAAATCAAGTGGTTTCCGTTACGAACGGGCATCCGATTCTGACAAAGATTACAGGGACAGGCTGTCTTTTAAGTTCTGTGACAGGCGCCTTTCTCGCTGTGGAAAACGATCCTCTGCGGGCAGCCGCTGCCGCTCTCGCTGTCTATGGAACAGCGGCTGAATTGGCCGCTGAAATTTCAGCTGAAAAAGGGCCTGGAACGGTTCAGACGGAATTATTAAATCAGCTGTACAATGTAACGGAAAAAGACGTAGCAGCCCGTGCCATTATCGAAGGGGGGCGCTTTAAATGA
- a CDS encoding DUF624 domain-containing protein has protein sequence MGTRLYAGLEWVMRLVYVQFLWMVFSVFGLGIFGFFPATVSMFTVMRKWIRGESEAGILDTFKKTWMREWKKANIIGWVFTGIGFVLFFYLKAAIGMSGITGIIFYLLMAMALVIYTLSFLFVFPVYVHFHAGAREAMKLALLLALSFPFHSISMLAAAAGFYFLTLFLPSLLPFISFSLLGFALMGIADLAFAKAGEKEEQRMQTEA, from the coding sequence ATGGGAACCCGTCTGTATGCGGGATTGGAATGGGTCATGCGGCTCGTGTATGTCCAGTTTCTGTGGATGGTTTTTTCTGTTTTCGGACTTGGAATATTCGGCTTTTTCCCCGCAACTGTCAGCATGTTTACCGTGATGCGCAAATGGATCAGGGGAGAATCGGAAGCCGGAATATTGGATACCTTTAAAAAGACATGGATGCGTGAATGGAAAAAAGCCAATATCATAGGCTGGGTCTTTACGGGCATCGGGTTTGTCCTATTCTTTTATTTAAAAGCGGCAATCGGAATGAGCGGAATAACAGGCATTATTTTCTATTTGCTGATGGCAATGGCTCTCGTTATCTATACCCTGTCCTTCCTCTTTGTTTTTCCGGTGTATGTGCACTTTCATGCAGGAGCACGGGAAGCGATGAAACTTGCCCTGCTTCTCGCCCTTTCCTTTCCGTTTCATTCGATTTCTATGCTGGCCGCAGCAGCGGGCTTTTATTTTTTAACGCTTTTTCTTCCATCGCTGCTGCCGTTCATCAGCTTCAGCCTGCTTGGGTTTGCTTTGATGGGGATTGCGGATTTAGCGTTCGCGAAAGCGGGAGAAAAGGAGGAACAGCGTATGCAAACAGAAGCCTGA
- a CDS encoding extracellular solute-binding protein, with translation MGKGKQLSLILASGMLVLSAAACSSSASAPKEKTEQTGDSNETKGPKASEKPMEMTIHLHYNDGQVIFDDNWSTFKKAAEVTNVSLKGVAPKSSTKSEEAFNLMIASGKIPDLVFEKKENLNKYGKEGAFIPLEDLIKEHAPHIQSYLDKMPEIMKVSEAADGHLYYLPFIADGEAAEGWFIRQDWLDKLGLKMPQTVDEYYTVLKAFKEKDPNGNGKADEVPLFSRINQRIFDLASLWGGYGDFYLKGDKVAYGPMEIDFGTAMENLAKWYGEGLIDPEIFTRGATSRDVLFGNNTGGSTHDWFASTVTYNDISKKHTPDFNLVPMAPPENAKGERVEPTVRSPFNNYTGVAIGHSVKDKVAAIKYLDYFFTEEGRRLMNYGVEGDTYTVENGVPTFTKEVLSSPDVPGALRAKGAQIMFAYQQDFEYEKQWMAPLALEGVNDYVKNDYFLKEVPALNFTEEEEKIKNDIGLQIMTYRDEMIQKWMMGAEPVDFAQFKKRLKEMGVDQLIKVHKDAYDRYTKG, from the coding sequence ATGGGAAAAGGGAAACAGCTATCATTGATTCTTGCTTCAGGAATGCTTGTCTTATCAGCTGCAGCATGCAGCAGTTCAGCTTCAGCGCCGAAGGAGAAAACAGAGCAGACGGGTGACAGCAATGAAACGAAGGGGCCGAAGGCGAGTGAAAAGCCGATGGAGATGACGATTCATCTTCATTACAATGACGGACAGGTGATCTTTGATGATAACTGGAGTACGTTCAAAAAAGCGGCCGAAGTGACAAATGTGAGCCTGAAGGGAGTCGCCCCTAAATCCTCTACCAAGAGTGAAGAAGCCTTTAACTTAATGATTGCTTCAGGGAAAATCCCGGACCTTGTTTTTGAGAAAAAAGAAAACCTCAATAAATATGGAAAAGAAGGGGCGTTTATTCCGCTGGAGGATTTGATCAAAGAGCACGCCCCGCATATACAGAGCTATCTGGATAAAATGCCTGAGATTATGAAGGTCTCAGAAGCGGCTGACGGGCACTTGTATTACCTGCCGTTTATTGCAGACGGGGAAGCCGCTGAAGGCTGGTTTATCCGCCAGGACTGGCTGGATAAGCTCGGGCTGAAAATGCCTCAGACTGTCGATGAATACTACACGGTTTTAAAAGCATTTAAAGAAAAGGACCCGAATGGAAACGGGAAGGCTGATGAAGTTCCGCTCTTTTCACGCATCAATCAGCGTATTTTTGACCTTGCGAGCCTTTGGGGCGGATACGGTGATTTTTACCTGAAAGGGGACAAAGTGGCCTATGGACCGATGGAAATAGACTTTGGCACAGCCATGGAAAACCTGGCCAAGTGGTATGGGGAAGGACTGATTGACCCTGAGATCTTTACCAGGGGTGCAACATCAAGAGACGTTCTATTCGGAAACAATACAGGCGGTTCCACCCACGATTGGTTCGCAAGTACAGTTACGTACAATGATATATCCAAAAAGCATACACCCGATTTTAATCTTGTCCCGATGGCTCCCCCTGAAAATGCGAAGGGTGAGCGCGTTGAACCGACGGTACGTTCACCATTTAATAATTACACAGGAGTGGCAATCGGCCACTCCGTTAAAGACAAGGTTGCAGCGATTAAATATTTAGATTACTTCTTCACCGAAGAAGGCCGCAGACTGATGAACTATGGCGTAGAAGGGGATACGTACACGGTTGAAAACGGAGTGCCTACATTCACGAAAGAAGTTTTAAGCAGTCCGGATGTGCCGGGAGCTCTCCGTGCAAAAGGCGCCCAGATCATGTTCGCTTATCAGCAGGACTTCGAATACGAAAAGCAATGGATGGCTCCTCTGGCATTGGAGGGAGTTAATGATTATGTGAAAAACGATTACTTCCTGAAAGAAGTTCCCGCTTTGAATTTCACTGAAGAGGAAGAGAAAATTAAAAATGACATCGGCCTGCAGATTATGACCTACCGTGATGAGATGATCCAGAAGTGGATGATGGGGGCAGAACCCGTAGACTTTGCTCAATTTAAAAAGCGGCTGAAGGAAATGGGAGTGGATCAGCTCATTAAAGTTCACAAGGATGCATACGACCGCTATACAAAGGGTTGA
- a CDS encoding ABC transporter permease subunit produces the protein MESPVIQSKQTSDLKPAPVKIPFLLSVKNSLVRDRYLYLMLVPFILWYIIFQYKPMAGLQIAFKDYSLFKGIAESPWVGFDNFIRFFESEYFVRTLTNTILISFYGLVFGFPAPILLALLINEVKNKVFKNTVQTLTYLPHFISVVVITGIITNMLAPTNGLVNIIIDRMGGDKTYFLTESEYFRTIFTGMNIWKDVGFNAIIYLAAIAGINPALYEAAKMDGANRWRQIWHVTIPGILPTIMILFLIQIGAFLEVGYEAIILLYQPSTYETADVINTYVYRAGLQGGEYEIGAAAGLFNSVVGLILVVTANKLSKKFTENSLW, from the coding sequence TTGGAATCACCCGTTATCCAATCAAAACAAACATCTGATCTTAAACCTGCACCTGTCAAAATCCCCTTTCTTCTGTCTGTCAAAAACAGCTTGGTCCGCGATAGGTATCTGTATTTAATGCTCGTACCCTTTATTCTGTGGTACATCATCTTCCAGTACAAACCGATGGCCGGCCTGCAGATCGCCTTTAAGGACTACAGTTTATTTAAAGGCATTGCGGAAAGTCCATGGGTAGGTTTTGATAATTTTATCCGTTTTTTTGAGAGCGAGTATTTTGTGCGCACCCTGACAAATACAATCTTGATCAGCTTTTACGGACTCGTTTTCGGATTTCCCGCACCGATTTTGCTTGCGCTTCTAATAAATGAAGTGAAAAACAAGGTTTTTAAAAATACGGTGCAGACGCTAACCTATCTTCCGCATTTTATCTCGGTAGTGGTCATAACAGGAATCATAACGAACATGCTTGCTCCGACAAACGGTCTGGTGAATATCATCATCGACAGGATGGGCGGGGATAAAACGTATTTTCTTACTGAATCTGAGTATTTTCGAACCATTTTCACGGGTATGAACATTTGGAAAGACGTTGGATTTAATGCCATCATTTATCTGGCGGCAATCGCCGGCATCAATCCGGCACTCTATGAAGCCGCAAAAATGGATGGGGCAAACCGGTGGCGGCAAATCTGGCATGTGACGATTCCGGGAATTCTGCCAACCATCATGATCTTGTTTCTGATTCAGATTGGAGCCTTCCTTGAGGTAGGGTATGAAGCCATTATCCTCCTTTATCAGCCAAGCACTTATGAGACAGCAGACGTAATCAATACGTATGTGTACCGTGCAGGACTTCAGGGGGGAGAGTATGAAATTGGCGCAGCGGCCGGATTATTTAACTCAGTTGTCGGACTCATCCTTGTGGTAACCGCCAATAAACTCAGCAAAAAATTTACGGAAAATAGTTTATGGTAG
- a CDS encoding carbohydrate ABC transporter permease — MKKSRSERLTDILIYGFLTLLAVACIYPFIYVFSASISSAQAVISGEVILLPKDITFLSYFKVLEDPAIWTAYGNTIFYTVAGTAVNLVFTICGAYPLSKKRLRGKALIAFFIAFTMWFQAGIIPTYLNFKELGLLDTRTGILIGFAISTFLVFILRSFFQSIPDSLEESAKVDGANDLQILMKIYLPLSKPALVTVGLFYAVARWNGYFWAMVLLNDEGKIPLQVMLKKLIVEMTVSEQVLSAGDVMMEFSRETIIYATIFISILPIIIVYPFLQKYFVKGTMLGGIKE, encoded by the coding sequence TTGAAAAAAAGCAGAAGTGAACGTTTGACCGATATCCTCATTTATGGATTTCTCACTCTTTTAGCTGTTGCCTGCATCTACCCATTCATCTACGTGTTTTCTGCTTCCATCAGTTCCGCACAGGCGGTGATATCAGGTGAAGTTATTCTGCTGCCGAAGGATATTACGTTTCTTTCATACTTTAAAGTGCTGGAAGATCCGGCAATTTGGACTGCTTACGGAAATACGATTTTTTACACAGTAGCGGGAACAGCGGTCAATCTTGTATTCACGATTTGCGGTGCGTATCCTTTATCGAAAAAACGGCTGCGCGGCAAAGCGCTGATCGCGTTCTTTATCGCCTTTACGATGTGGTTTCAGGCAGGAATCATCCCGACTTATCTTAATTTTAAAGAGCTTGGTCTATTGGATACACGAACAGGCATCCTTATCGGATTTGCTATTTCCACCTTCCTCGTCTTTATTTTAAGAAGCTTTTTTCAATCGATTCCGGATTCACTTGAGGAGTCGGCAAAGGTGGATGGAGCGAATGATCTTCAAATATTAATGAAAATCTATCTTCCGTTATCGAAGCCTGCACTCGTAACAGTGGGACTTTTCTATGCGGTTGCCCGCTGGAACGGCTACTTTTGGGCGATGGTCCTGCTCAATGATGAAGGCAAAATACCTCTGCAGGTGATGCTGAAAAAACTGATTGTCGAGATGACGGTCAGTGAGCAAGTTCTGTCAGCCGGGGATGTGATGATGGAGTTTTCCAGGGAAACCATTATTTATGCCACCATCTTCATCTCAATTTTGCCGATCATCATTGTGTATCCATTCCTTCAAAAGTACTTTGTGAAGGGAACGATGCTTGGGGGGATCAAAGAGTAG
- a CDS encoding DUF2500 domain-containing protein produces MSDNPDMMFQIVSTVVIIGFIIVFGLILFSIIKGISEWSRNNQQPLLTVPAKVVTKRTGTRGGGETRVITTYFVTFETGGSERKEFQIKGEEFGLLTDGDSGELSYQGTRFKAFTRSVQ; encoded by the coding sequence ATGTCTGATAATCCGGACATGATGTTTCAAATTGTATCCACTGTCGTCATCATTGGTTTTATTATTGTATTTGGCCTGATCCTTTTCTCGATTATTAAAGGAATATCGGAATGGAGCCGCAATAATCAGCAGCCTCTTTTAACGGTTCCTGCAAAAGTTGTCACAAAAAGGACCGGTACAAGAGGCGGCGGGGAAACGAGAGTCATAACCACCTATTTTGTTACCTTTGAAACCGGCGGTTCTGAACGAAAAGAATTTCAGATAAAAGGAGAGGAGTTCGGACTTCTTACAGATGGCGACTCAGGTGAACTCAGTTATCAGGGAACAAGATTTAAAGCATTTACCCGTTCTGTTCAATAA
- a CDS encoding DUF4282 domain-containing protein, with protein sequence MKEFLNFNKMITPAIITIIFYIGSGISVLTGAVMVFSSASSMTPGLQILMGLFTLVLGPFAIRIYCELLIVLFKMNESLGKMASDHTEDEEKLV encoded by the coding sequence ATGAAGGAGTTTCTGAATTTTAATAAAATGATTACTCCGGCTATTATTACGATTATATTTTATATCGGGAGCGGGATCAGTGTGCTGACCGGTGCAGTGATGGTATTCAGTTCGGCAAGTTCCATGACACCCGGGCTTCAGATATTGATGGGGCTGTTTACGCTGGTTCTGGGGCCGTTTGCGATAAGGATTTATTGTGAGCTGCTCATTGTCCTGTTCAAAATGAATGAATCCCTTGGCAAAATGGCATCCGATCATACAGAGGATGAAGAGAAGCTCGTGTAA